GTTGAAATATAACTTTGTGCCTTAAGATCGCTTTAGTCAAAATCCTTATTTTGGCTTTTcatttttggatgaaaaatgacatTAATTTTGTGATTTGAAGACTTTGTTTACCGAAATTCAGAGCTCCAAATGAATTGTTCATATTTGATTCAACTTTTTTGAAATCCTTTTTGCATAAATGCTACAAATTATCAAAAGTTCTCGAAGAAGAAACTCAATgattttttacttttattttttattaaaaatttcCTTCGTCAAAGTTTGTTTATGTACAGAAATCCCCCAAATTATAGTTAGACGGATTTATAAACCCATACCGGCCAAGAGAAATATGTTAACCCAACTTACCAAATTTTGGTTAAATAGGTTTAACCCAACCAATAAAATACCCGTTTAGTGTCTGGTATTTATTTTATTCATATTTTTAATAATAAATCAATCTCGCTTGAAGTGGTAATATTATCAGCTATGGATATTATAGTACATTAATCAAAGTTTTAGGTGTTACTCTTTCATTCACATAACACAATATCCAACACTTTTTCCTTTTTTGCACAAActacttttctttttaaaaaaaattacaacaaaAACTTCTTTTATTTGAATGAAAGAGGCAGCCATAAAAGATAGTGGCGATTATAGGATGCTAAGTCTTACATGACTAACATTCCGATAGGAGAGTTAGATCCTATATCTTACTCATTGAGTTGTTTTTCTTGTTCATTTCAAGAAAATCAGCGCGTGTTTTATGTCTTGAATTGTCTATCAACAATTCTTCGATATTTTTTTTACTTTCCTGAAATATGAATATAACCTATAATATATTGTTCAATACTTGTAAATTTGGTGATTTTGTAAGAATTCatcatgtatatatgttgttataACTAGATTAAAAGTTTCGTACCTTTTTCTTTTGTATGATATACTATTTTTATATTAGTAATATATTTTCTTAGTTTAAATACTTTTCATTGTTGTCACAGTTGGCAATACAACTAGGATATGAAAGATTAGTAGAGGACTAGAGGTTATCAACATTTGTCTATATACGGGGATATATATGCAATAACACATCTCTAACTCCAATTGCTTTAGATGGCAATAATACAAATTGGGAGGAAAGGATTATCGGAGGTTATTAGCTGCATTGTCGGAAGGATCAGACTAGTAATAATAATTTAACTAATAAAATACAATTGTAAATCTAATTAGCAATGTTGGAATAATTATAATAAGAAAAAAGGTACGAAAGAGAAGTCATCATTCAGATACCCAAAAAGAATGCTAATAGCAAGGATGCAATCCAAGAATAAGAATTACATTACAATAGTAATTAGTCCATAAAAATTGAGCTAAACTCACTCTCATTTTTCCATCCTATTATTTGTCTACTTTTTTTCAACAAGTTTTTCAATCAAGTCAGCAGCATCTTGGACTGTTGCAATATTCTCAGAAttctcttcttctactgcaatcCCAAACTCCTCCTCCAAGGCCATCACAATCTCCACCTGCTCGTCACAAACACTTATAAGGTCATTGGTCATTCTATCCCGAAAATcatactgtatatataaggttttttttttttttaatgtacatataatagatgttgaactgATTCAGAAAATTAAGTGAAGATAGAAAGTACTCACAGTGTCAAGAGAGTCAGCACCAAGGTCCTTACTAAACGTACTTTCAGGACCAACTTTAGTCTCTGCAGGTAAAGCCAGTTGCTTCCTCACTATGCTTATCACCTTATCCACTGTCTCTGCCTTTGCCTGCTCATACATTTAGTGGGTTGAGACGTATTAAATCAATAAATAAATATGTCATGACATTATCTAATAATATCGTGAGTATTTCTTATACAATAAGTGCGAGTTCGATTCTCAATACCTTTTTCCCCTCCCCCATATCACCATGTagtgaattttttaaaaataaagtgtCATGGTTTGACCTGTTTAAAGTTTGTTTGAGTCAAGATGAATCGATCAATAATGAGTCATAATCCAATCAGCCTAACATGTTGAACCTCCCCTTTCCTTTtcttggaaaaaaaaagtgaaagttAATGCATTTTTGTAGACAAATTtaagtttttccaaatttatgTAATCCCAAATCTCCAAAATTTGATCTAGGCGTTTGGGTTACACTATTTTTTTCCATTTGAGCCAAACCGTCTAAACTTGGAAGGGAAGAACGAGTCACTCCCTTTGTCCCCATTTAAGTGACTTAGATTGACTGAGCacaaagtttaaggaataaaaaaagacttttgaattttgtggtcctaaaaattaaagatgtgtgtaatgtactgCCATCTGTAGATTTTGTCAAGGCCAATGAATGTGGTATGGTTAGCTCATTTTATTCTTTAAGGACTCATATATAGTTGTTTAATACAAATGTTAACTATGTACAATATAAAAAGAAACGGAGAAGAAGATTTACAGCTGCAACATGGAAACGGGATGTTCTGAGAGAAGGGAAACCAGCAGTCCTTCCCCAACCCACAGAGACCAACTTTACACCTCTGCTTATCTGCACAGTTATataattttgcccaaaattaggagTTGAATGAAGTAGTTCATGGACTAATCACAATAATGAACTGTTATTGACTCCATACATGCTATATATACAGTCAAATCTCTATATAACAATGTTGTTTGTGCAAATATCTTTGACTGCTACAGCAAAATGTTGTACATttcatataatataacataacatggaAAATCTGTTCCAGCGAAAACTTGACCGTTATAGTAAAATGTCGTTATTTACATTTCAAACTTCTCTATAACAATGCCGTTTGTGCAAATACTTTTTTGACTGCTATAGCAAAATGTTGTTGCATAgaatatataatataacataacgtAATATGAAAATCGGTTCCAACAAAAACTTAGCCATTATAGTGAAATGTGGTTACATAGGACGAGTGTTGTAAGGTTGTTagtgcaaaaataaaaataaaaaattgaattaCTAGTTATGACCTGAGATGTGTTGAACGCCTGATTGGCTGAACACCCAAATCTGAGACAAGTAGCTGAAGCACTAGCCATTTATGAAAAATGAGAAATACAGAGGAGAAATGGAGGGGCTAGTTACTGATAAGGGTATGTATGAGTTTGTGTCAAGATTCAAAGATG
The nucleotide sequence above comes from Lycium barbarum isolate Lr01 chromosome 3, ASM1917538v2, whole genome shotgun sequence. Encoded proteins:
- the LOC132633172 gene encoding acyl carrier protein 1, chloroplastic-like, whose translation is MASASATCLRFGCSANQAFNTSQISRGVKLVSVGWGRTAGFPSLRTSRFHVAAAKAETVDKVISIVRKQLALPAETKVGPESTFSKDLGADSLDTVEIVMALEEEFGIAVEEENSENIATVQDAADLIEKLVEKK